The stretch of DNA CCTTGTAGACCAGGCTGCTGCTATTGCCGTCGCCATTGACCAGGGTCATGCGGCTCTCATTGCTGCTGCCGAGCGTGTTGGGCCAGATAACGCCGATGCTTTCGCTCGGTCCGTGGTTGTAGGTGATCAACTGCCCTTGCAGATTCAGAACGCTGCTACGCCGGCTGGGCGCCAGGCCGAGTGGCTCGACCACGAAATGCACCGCCATTGCACCCCGGTTGTTGAAGAACGCATCGCGGATGCGATCAGCGGCCTCCAGCTGCTTCGGCAGGTCGATTCGCATCAGGTAACCGCCGCGGCGTTCCGAGTACAGCGCTTCCAGGTTGTCCTCGACAAACAGCTTCAGGTATTTGTTCCTGAAGTCCTGAAGCTTGCCTTGCGGTCCAAAAAAGGCGGTGAAGTCCTCTATCGAAGCATCGGTCTTGCTGTTCGGGTTGAACGGATAATGCCGGGCCAGTCGCTGGTTGTAGAAGCTGAACACTTCGGTATTCCAGCGTTTTTCCAGCTCCCTTAATGCCTCAATCAGCAGCACATCGGATGATTCATCGGCCAGCTTCCTGACCTGCCGGTTGAGCGGCTCTGGCAACCCCGATGCGACGCGTCGCAGGTTACCGATCGGGTCAGTGCCGCGAAGCGAGAAGCGGTCCAGCGTGACTGCCAGCGCTGCCTTGCCTCTGTCAGGGCTGTCCTGGACTTTCACCACCAGATCCTGGACATTGCCAATCGCCTGCATGGTTTCGTCCAGGTAAGAAGGCTTGTCGGCCTTGGTGTCCAGCAAGGCAGCCAGCGAGGCGAATGCCTGGGCGATCCTGACGATATCCTGCGGCCCATTTCCCTCTGTCCCACTCGCAGCCGTTGCTGGTTTGGCTGCAGGTTGCCCCGGCGCCCCTGGTTGGGCCAGCGTGAGTTTGCTGTTATCGCGCACCGTTTCCAGTAACCGGCGCAACGGAGCTGCCGGGCTGTTTACGGCACCCAGCACCGTAGCGGCCATGCTGATGTCGTCGAAGTTGACCACTTCAAGCTGGTTGAGACCACGCCGCCAGTTCTCGATGTAGTCCCGGCTGTACAGCGCGCGAACACGCTCAACAAGTGCCTGTTTGTCTGCCTCCGAATAATCGACATTGCGCCGCTCTCCCAGCACCCATTGGTCTATGACCGCCAGCACCGCGACATCCTGGTTGTGCGGCTCGAAGTAGTTGCGATATCCCTTGGCCGTCAGTAGCGCATCAATGCGCGTTCCCTGACTGGTGCTGTTGCCAACTGACGGGGCTGGTGGCTGATACACGATGTCGTAAGCCGGGCCGATCTCGTTGCGCAAGTCCAGCGGCGCACGCAGGGTTTCGCCTGCCTGACTGCGCATCGCCATATAAATGCGCTGCGGCAACGGGATTTGTCTCAACTGCTGCTGCACCTCCGAGACGCGGGCAGTGTATTGGGGCAGCGCCACGTCGGCATATTTCAGCGCGTAGTCCAGGTGACTGGCCAGGGCGTGCTGCACGGGGGCTTCGCCAGGGAATGCCGTCTGCCATTCCCTGCGCATCCAGTCCTCAACGAAAGGTGGGCGACGGTTCCGTTTGTCCTCGATCATGCGGTACACACGCAGTGCGCTGAGCTGACTGTCAGAGCCATTCGCTGCGGCATTCATCGACGCGATGACCCCGCCAGCCAGTTGCGGCAGATAGCGGGTCGAAAGCAGTTGCAGATACGCTTCATCTATCTTTGGCCCGATCTTGCGTCCCTGGTAGAGCCCCATGTCTGACACCAGGGGCCAAGCGTGGCGATAGTCGCCGTACACGGCGACGGCATCTCGCAACTGGTCCAGCGGCAGCAGCAAATTACGCCCGGTCGGGTCCTGCGCGGCGTCGATTGCATTGCTTGCGAAAGTGCGGCTCTTTTCGAGCACACTGGCGACTTTTGCGCGGTTCACGCTGTAGTAGTGATACCAGCCACCGATCACAACTGCGCTTCCAAGTGCGGCCACGCCAAAGCCCACCATCAGATGCCGCTTCTTGTCGGCGAGGACTTTCAGGTTGTCTCCGGCGAGACCGGCTTCTGGATAAATGACCCGCTGAAACACCTGCTGGGCGAAATACACCATTGAGCGGCCAGCTGGCTGCGCCGTGGGCACCAGCGCCCGTACCCCATAAGTTTGCGATGCGTTATCGACAAAAGCGTTGTGCAGCAGACCCTGTTGATGGACCGATGAGAAGTAGACGCCACGCGGCAGGGCTGGTGTTCCATACCGGTCGCTGCCGAGCACATCGGTCAGGAAGTTGAGCAGTACCGTGCGCATTCCGGCGATCTGGCCCATGAAGGAAAACAGCGCCTCTCGCAGCGGCAGCGATTTCGCCTCGTTAAGCACATCGAAGACCTGATCGTTCAGGCGGGTGATGAACTCGCCATAACGCTGAACAAGTTCTTCCTTCCAGGCGTCGTACTGCCGGGCGGAGTCGAGGGTGAAGGTAAAGCCGAAGATGTCTTCCCGCTCCGTTTTCGGCAATCGTGCAAAAAATGGCTCGAAGCCTTCGAGTAGATCAAACTTGCTCAGTATCACGTACAGAGGCGGGCGGGTGCCAAGCTGGCGGCTCAACTCCGCCAGACGTGTGCGTAGCAATACCGCCAGGGCTTTTCGTTCGCTGGCGTTCTGCCCCAGCAGCGAAGGAAGGTCAACGATGAGTACTACACCATTGAGCGGTCGGCGGGAACGATTCTGGCCAAGCCACTGAATCAGGTGTTGCCACAGGCGGCCGCGTGTGTCTGGTGGTGGAAACTGCTCGCCTGTGCGAATGCCATTGGTGTCGTCAGCGGGATCGCTGGCGGGTAAGTCTCTGGTTGCCTCGATGGCCGGGTACTGACTGATCAGCTCGCCTGGCGGGTCGATGAGTACTGCCTGGTCTCCCATCCACCAGTCGGTCTGATAGACCAGGTCCGGATCGGCAAACGAACCGTGCCCGCCGGCCTTGATCTCCCCGGTCAGGGAGAAGTTCTGGCCGCTGCGATTGACGAAGCTGGTCTTGCCGGCATCCTCCTGGCCGAGGATCAGGTACCACGGCAACTGGTAAATCCCCTGGCGGCCTCTTAGATGGGCTCGCAACACGGCCAGGTTCGCATCCAGGGACTTTTCCTGCGCGCGAACATGAACGAGCGTGGGATCATCCTGCTCCGTGACCGCGCACTGGCGCTCAGCCTCCAGACGCCGGTTTCTGGCCTGGAGCACCGAGGCCCAGATAATGATCGGCACCATCAGTAACCCCAGCGTCAGGCCGATGCGGACTGGCAAGCCAGCGAGGGGGTGCTGGTTGCGCCATACCCATTGCGGACCGAGCCACCAGATTGCCACCAGCAGAAAGATCAGCCCGAGTATCAGCAACAACGGCAGACCGCTCTTGATCCATCGCCTCAATGAAGTGGAATACCGTTTCAACCATGCCCAGTACTTCATTTATTGTCTCCTTGCGGCTTGCTTCGTCCGTGTTCGTTGTTCTGTGGCAGCTTGATGTGTCTGGTGAGGTGCTCGAATAGCCCAGGCTCCCATTGATCTACGGTGATCCCTTTCATTAACCGGCTAGCGTTCTCATAGAGCTCTTCCGCCAGCCAGCCCAGGCCACGCGAGCGCAACAAATCGGCTGCAATGACCGTTGCATGACACCGCTGCCGCAGTCCGGCTGATTTCCCCTGGTGTTCCTGCAAACGCCGCAAGACGGACTCCACACCCTCTGAATCAAGCTGTGATGCCAGTTGTTCCCGTAGATCCTGATATTCCTGAAGCCCCACGCTTTCAATGCGCCGTGCTTCGGCTGCACCAATCCAGCCCAGGGTTTCGCCATCAACAAAGGGGCGGCCATCGGCAAAGCGCAGACCGGCCAGGCCGGGGATACGCAGCAAGAAACGTTCAGAGGCATGGCGTATCGCTTCCGCGACGGCAGGCATTTCCAGTCTCGATGCCATGGCTGCGGCGAAGAAGCTGCCCCGCACCCAGTAAGGTGAGCTGGTCACGCTCTTCTCCACACGTTGCAACAGAGGCGGATTGACGGCGTTGGTCGCAATTGCGTCGCGGTAGCCTTCCTCGGTATCCGGTGGAACACACATCAGTTCGGTCAGCTGCTCGCGCTGTGCTGGCGGCGCTACCCGCAGATGTCCCCATAGGGCGAAACGCCGGAGCTGGTAGCCCGTTGGGTCGTAGAGATCCTGCTCGTTAATGAACTCGGCCATCGCTAGCAGCGTCCGGCGCGTTTCGCGTTCGTTGCCCGAGCGGACGGATTCACCTGGCTGGAAGAATGCTTCACTGACCGCCCGTCCTCCTTGCTGTCCTTCAGCGGGCGTGAGAACCACCGGTTCCGGAAAGCGGGCGCTCTCCGTCTGGCGCTGCATTTGCGCTTCCAGCCGCGACAGCATGGAGACATCCAGCTTTGTCGCTTCCGCCAGGCCCTGCATACGGTCGAGTGCCTTCTGTGCGTCGGCCTGGAACTCAGCGCGATGGGTTGCCTGATCGAGCTTTCCCAGCGCCTGTCCCAGCCGCTCGACCAGCATCGAGACCAGTTTGCGTTTGGCCAGATAGCCGCGTGGACCAGGCTTCGGTTCTGCTGTTTCCCAGTAATGCTCGACCATGCCCGCCAGCACCACTACCGTCTCGGCCCAGTTGTGCCAGTTGCGCGTGGTCAGCCTGGCAGTGATCAGGTGTCCCGCCACCCGGAAATGCTTGCACTGGGTCGCCAGATACTGACGGGATGCTTCATCGACGTAAGACCAATCAATGCTGACCGACTGCAGGCCGCCGAGCTTGACCATCTCATGTTCGATGCCCTGAAACGTTTCGTCTTCCTCGTCAAAGACACCGGCCGGCTGGCTGGGATTCAGTGGTGCGAGCAACCGCTCGACCTCCATGGGGGGCAGGTTGATCACCAGTGACATGCCTCGCGCTGCTGTTTCATCAGGGCATGCAGATTCGTTGCATCGAACACCAGCCCGGAAAACGCCGGATAGTCGCTTTCTACTTGCAACCGGCCGCTCACGCCGAGCAGGTTACGCAACTGTTCGATGGCAACCAGACCCCGGCCGGCGTCCACCACCGAGCCGTCTTCCAGCACCTGCCAGATGACGGGCGACGAGATGGGCCTGCCGTCCAGCAGCAAACGGATGTTCATCTGGTTCGGTCCGACGGGATGACTTGCCAGCAACTGGAGCCGGGAGATATTCGACAGGCAACTGATGGCGAGTATGGGAGGCGCTGCCGAGCCACCCATCGCTGGCGCAGAAATCACGACACGCCAATGACCGGGGAAGGTGTCCTCTTCGCGCGACAGGCGAAATCCCGTCTCTCCGGCTGCACGGGCGACTTCGTTGAGGCGCACCAGAGCAACAATTTCTGGCGGTTTTGCCGTGGCTTTGCTGTCGTCCAGCGATCCGGCACTGGTCGGCTCGGGCGGCGGCGTAGTGAGCGTGGGTGGCGTGCCGGCCGCGGCATCGAAGCAGGCCAGACGTTCCATGGCCGAAACAATGCGGGTGCATGCGTGCCCTACAGCACCAGACGCACCAGGTGTGACGGTGGCACCGGCTTGCTTGCCCGCATCGCAACCCGTTGTGAATACGGCGAGTGCCAGTGCCAGACTGACTGCTTTCATGGCGTTGAATCCTCCCTGTTCAGATTCCGTTTCAGACATTTGCGTGCCAGTGTTCGTTTGGGGATGCCGAGGCTCTGGGCTGCGAGCGCACGTGAGCCGTTCGCCTGCTGCAGACGCGCGTCGATCAGGCGGTTTTCGAATGCCGCTAGTGCGCCAGGCAAGTCATCGGTGTGCCAGAGGTCGTGCAGCGGAAGTGCTGCTACCGGCAAGATGCCTGGCTCCTGGTTTGGCTCGAAACCCCTCAGCGCATCCAGGGAAATCGCCTGACCTGCCTGGGTGCGCTCAGCCGCAATCAGCACCAGGCTGCGTAGTTCGCGGACATTGCCGGGAAAAGAATGCGATTGCAGCAAGCTCAGTGCCTTTGCGCTGAATCCGGGGATGTGGACCTGGTACTCGCGGTTGTATTGCAGCAACGTGTGCTCAGCCAGAACGGCAATGTCTTCTGGGCGCTCGCGCAGCGGTGGCACATGCAAGGTCAACTGGCGGATGCGGAAGTACAGGTCCTCCCTGAACTTGCCTTCGGCGATGCGCTGGGGCAGTGGCTGGTGAGTCGCGCAGATCAGGCGAAAATCAGAATGGCGTTCCTGGGCGGCGCCGATGGGGCGGTATTTCTTCTCGTTGAGTACGCGCAGCAGGCGGCCCTGCAGCTCAGGGGGCATGTCGCCAATTTCGTCGAGAAACAGCGTGCCACCGTCAGCCTCAGCGATCAAACCCTTGCGCGCCTGGCTGGCGCCAGTGAACGCACCGCGCTCGTTACCGAATAGTTCGGCTTCGATCAGGTCCCGGGGGATTGCTGCGCAATTCACCGGCACGAACTTGCCACCGCGGCTGCCCGCCTGGTGAATGAGCCATGCGGCGTGATCCTTACCCGCGCCTGTCTCGCCAGTGATCAGAATGGCCAGCGCCGAATCCAGCATGCCCAGCATGTCGTGGCGCAGTTGCCGCACGGTGGGGCTGATACCCGCGAATTCGGCAGCCAGCAACCTTGCCGCCCGTTCCCGCGCTCGTGTGCTTGCGTTGATCTGATCGGTCCTTGCATGCCGGGCCAGAACTTCGTCGCCAAGACGCTTGTACAAGCTCGTAAACAGACGCTCGTGGATCTGTATCAATATCTGCCAGAGGGGGTCGTGCCGAAAGGCGTGCAACGCGCTGGCGTCGCCCGCCAGGACCAGTACCGCGAATGCTCGCTGGTTCGTGCCGCGTTGCGGCAAGACCAGCACGCCAAGTTCGGGCGGGACGTGTTCCCGCAGCGTCTCGAAGGTGGTCCCGACATCGACCAGCATATCGAGACGTTCCACTGTGCAGGGTTGCCCGCCGACCAGGCCATAGACCAGCGGATTGTCGAACTCGTCCATTGCCTGCACAGGGAATCTGGATGCATCCCCCGGGTAGCTGGCCAGGGGTTGCAGCTGATCGCCTGTGCTGTTCAGGCAATAGCAGATTCCCTGGCTCAGCCCGCATGCCTCGACCGCATTCGTTAGCAATGACAGCGCCAGTTCTTCCGGGTGCATTGCCCATGTCAAGTCCCGGGCAATCCCGGCCACCGCGAGCGGAGCCAAAGGCATCGCGCTGCTCATTCCAGAACAGCTTCGAAAGCGCACCCGTTCCACGACATTTCGGCGCTGTGGAAGGCGGTGCCCTCAGCCAGCCTGCGCAGTACCGCCAGCGAAAGGGGGGGCAGCAGCTCGCCATCCAGGCTCGCATCCAACATGCGCGCGCCATTCTGATGGCGCTTGCAACGCGCACGCAGCTCGTCGCTGGCGCTGGGCGCCATAGTCAGGGCGGCGCCATAGCGCTGGACAAACTGCTGCTGCAGCCGCTGGAGGCGGCTTTCGACGATTTCGCCGAGTACCGCGTCATCCAGATAGCGATAGGGAATCACCTGCATCCGTGCCAGCAGGGCCGGCTTGAAGAAGCGCATCAACTGCCCCAGCAGCGCCTGCTCGTCCAGGTCGGACAAGCCTGGGTCTAGCTGGTCGAAGCCTAAATTAGAGGTCAGAAAAAACAGGACATTCTTGCAGTCGATCTGCCGACCTTCGCCGTCCGCCAGCTCTCCCTTGTCAAAAGCCTGATAGAAAATATTCAGCACGTCCGCGTGGGCTTTTTCCACTTCATCAAGCAGTACCACCGAGTACGGCTGCTTGCGGATCGCTTCGGTCAATACGCCCCCCTCGCCATAGCCGACATAACCAGGGGGTGAGCCGAGCAGACGCGAAACGGTGTGCTTCTCCTGAAACTCAGACATGTTGATGGTCGTCAGGAACTGCCTGCCGCCGAACAGCGTATCGGCCAGCGCCAGGGCGGTCTCCGTCTTGCCCACACCGCTTGGTCCTACCAGCAGGAACGCGCCCATCGGCGTACCGGGCCGCCGCAAATCGGCGACCGCAGTCAGCAGGTGTCTGTGGATGCGTTCAATGGCCCCGTCTTGCCCCTTCACCCTGTTGCGTAGCACTTCAGGCAAAGACGCCAGACGTGCCATCTGGTCGCTGTCGATGGTCGTGGCGGGGATGCCAGTCCAGTCTGCAATGACCTGTGCGATCTGCTCGCGGCCGACTTCTGCATGCAGCAGCGCGCCATCACGCTGTAGTGCCGCGAGTTCAGCGACTTTTGCTGGCAACGGCTCTACGGGCGCCTGTCGTACATCATCGTCCCCTGCCTCAGCAGTGTGCAGCGTGACACGCAGTGCCTGTATCTCATCAACCAGTGGTTTCTGCATGGACCATGATGCCTGCAGGGCGGTCATGGCTTTTTGTATCTGGTCACGTTGCCCGGTCAGCTTCTCCAAACGTTGCGTATCGTTGTCGCCAGACAGGGCCGCACGCTGGTCGCGCTTCAGAAACCGCATCTCTACGTCGATTTGTTGCAGCTCGTGCTCAAGCGTGCGAAGCCGTCGGGGACGCTCCGTGAGCGCCGTCGCTACCCGTGCGCAAGCGGTGTCCAGTACGTCGATGGCCTTGTCGGGAAGCTGGCGGCCGGACAGGTAGCGCCCCGACAATTCCGCCGCCGCATGCAACGCCTCATCGCTGATGTACACCCCATGGGCGCGCTCGTAGGTCTCGCGCAGGCCTCGCAGGATGTGGACCGCTGTCGCCGGATCCGGTTCATCGAGCTTGACGAGCTGGAAGCGTCGGCTTAACGCGGCATCCCTGTCGAAGTATTTCTTGTATTCCGACCAAGTCGTCGCGGCAATCGTGCGCAGCTCGCCGCGTGCCAGCGCTGGCTTGAGCAGGTTTGCGCCATCGCTACCACCTGCCGCATTGCCTGCACCGATGAGCGTGTGCGCCTCGTCAATGAACAGGATCACCGGTGTCGCGGCATTCCTGACCTCGTCGATGATCGCCTTCAGGCGCTTCTCGAACTCGCCCTTGACTGAAGCGCCAGCCTGCAACGCACCGAGGTCGAGCCCCCAGAGCGCGACTGGACGCAGCGCTTCGGGCACCTGGCCGGATACGATGCGTTGCGCTAGACCCTCGATCACCGCACTTTTGCCCACGCCAGCGTCACCCACTACGATCGGATTGTTCTTGCGGCGACGGGACAGGATGTCGATGATCAGGTCGATCTCATCGTTGCGGCACAACACCGGATCCAGCTTGCCCGCGCGCGCCTGGGCCGTGAAATCATGGCCATACTTGGTCAGTGCCGAATCTGTCGCTCCAGCAGGCATGGGCGGTACGTGCTCTGCGGTCTGCGGCGTCTCCGCAGAATTGGCCAGGCGCGTTGTGAATTCCTTGCGCCAGGCCTCCCGGTTCACCCCTTCGAAGAGACGGATGGCGGGCAATGGCAGGTAGCGGCCCGCATTGAGCAGGGCGGTGAGAAACAGGCTGCCGCCGCGGATCTGCTCCTGCTGCCATTCGAGCGAACCGAGAAGCCAGGCTTCCTGCAGCAACTCGACAAGCAGCGGAGAAAACGACGGATATTGCCCTCCCGCGGTTTCCTGACTGGGAAAGCCAGCCGAGAGCGCCTGGCGCACCTGATCCGGTTCCAGTCCGGTCTGACGCAGCAACAGATGCACATCGCCTAGCGGCTGGTCAACGAGTTTAAACAGCACATGCGGCACCGTGACTTCGGCGCCTTGCTGGCTGATGCAAAGGCTGGCGGCCTCCTCCAGAGCCTGGCGGGAGGAAGCGTTCAAGCGGTCGAATACAGCCGAAAGTTCAATCCGGATCATGAAATGAATTACGCCAAAAGAAATGTTCGGAGACGAGATAAACCACTCTATTTTGAGCGAGATAAACCACGCTATTTTGAGCCAGGTTGCCGCGAATTGAATTAATGCGTATTGGATTAATCGGTTCCAGCAAAAAATAAGGAAATGAAAATTCAAAAGCGATTAACCTATTAAATAAACATATAAGAAGAGATTTGTAAACTAGAATATTCTGATTTTTGTTGCGATCTGCCCGCTTTCAGATAAGCCAACCATTATCTCAATAAATAATTCCGTAGCCTGCTTAATCCGGCAGGTGCATTGCTGCAATAGCTATTTGCCTGACACCAAGCATTTCCCGATGCGTTCAGAAGTGGCCATACAAAGCCATCGATTTATTTTTAGGAAATTTCACCATATATTTTATGAATTTTCCATATATAGTTTTCTTGTATCTCTAAGTTATTTTAAGTTATCTTGTTTTACGTCTGGACCAGGCGAAACTTAATAAAAGGAGCCATCATGGCAAAAATAACGGGGACGGTTGCACCCAAAGAACGAATTAACATTACTTATGTGCCAGCCACAGGCGGTCAGCATGCCGAAATCGAATTGCCATTGAAATTGCTTGTCATTGGTGATTTCAAGGGGCATGAAGAAGAAACCGCGCTGGAAGACAGGCCAGTGGTGCGTATCGATAAAGACAATTTCAACGAAGTACTTAGCGAAGCGGACGTCGCGCTGAAAGCTTCTGTTCCGCTGCGCTTGGGCGAGGCCAGGCCGGATGACACGCTCAGCGTTGAGCTGGAATTCAAAAACATCAAGGATTTTGGTCCCGATGCCGTGGCCCGGCAGGTTCCCGAGTTGCGCAAGCTGTTGGAACTGCGCGAAGCGCTAGTCGCAGTGAAGGGTCCAATGGGGAATGTTCCCGCTTTCCGCAAGCAATTGCAGGCCTTGTTGGGAGATGAGGTATCGCGCAGCAAGCTGGCCAAAGAACTCAGTGTTGCGCTGGACGGAACAGCGTCCTGACGGTTACCGCACGCCAGGCATCCGATACCCACGGTTTCAAGGATAAAAGCATGAAAACAGAAAGTGATGTCGCCACAGTTGAAGAGACGCAAACCCAGGGTCTGCTAGAGCAGATCATGGCGCAAACCCGGATAGAGCCTTCACACGAGGGATACGCTATTGCCGAGCGTGGCGTCGCGGCATTCATTGCCGAGGTACTCAAGTCAGAAGATCGGGAAGTGCCCGTCAACAAGATGCTGGTGGATCAGATGATCGACCGGATTGACGAGCAACTGAGCGCGCAAACCGATGAGATTCTGCATTGCGAGCCATTCCAGAATCTGGAAGCACGCTGGCGTGAGCTCAAGCATCTGGTCGATAACACCGATACCCGCCAGAACACCAAAATCGGCATGATGCATGTCACCAAATCCGAACTGCTGGATGACCTTGAAAGCGCTGGAGACATTACCCGTAGCGGGCTTTACAAGCATGTATACACCGCGGGCTACGGCCAGTTCGGTGGCGAACCGGTAGGTTGCATCGTCAGCAGCTACACGTTCGGCCCTTCAGCGCCCGATATCAAGTTGCTGGGCTACGTCGCTGCCATTGGCGCGATGTCTCACGCGCCGTTCCTCGGTGCCGCCGGCCCCGAGTTTCTTAACGTCGAGAATTTTCAGGAGTTGCCCAACCTGAAGGAGATTGGCGACATCTTTGAAGGGCCGCGATTTGCCAAATGGCGCAGTCTGCGGGAGGCCGAAGATTCTCGCTACCTTGGCCTGACCATGCCCCGCTTCTTGCTGCGTCAGCCCTATGACCCACTGGACAACCCGACCCGTACCTTTGTTTACCGGGAAGGGATCGACGGCAACCATGTCAACTACCTGTGGGGCAATACGTCGTTTCTGCTGGCCAATCGCATTACCGACAGTTTCGCTAGATACCGCTGGTGCCCGAACATCATTGGCCCGCTCTCCGGTGGCGCTGTGGATGATCTTCCCGTGCATTTGTACGAGTCGTTGGGCCAGTTGCAGGCCAAGATTCCGACGGAGGTCCTGGTGTCAGACCGCCGTGAATTCGAACTGTCCGAAGCGGGATTCATTCCGTTGACGATGCGCAAGGATAGCGACAATGCAGCCTTCTTTTCTGCCAATTCAGTGCAGAAACCGAAAATTTTTGCCAAGACCGCAGAAGGTCAGGCTGCGCAGACCAACTACAAGCTCGGTACGCAATTGCCGTACATGTTCATCGTCAACCGTCTGGCTCACTACCTGAAGGTGTTACAGCGCGAACAGATCGGTAGCTGGAAGGAACGCTCGGACCTCGAACGCGAGCTCAATAACTGGCTCAAGCAGTACATCGCCGATCAAGAAAATCCTTCGTCCGATGTACGTAGCCGTCGGCCATTGCGCGCTGCGCGCGTTGTCGTGCAGGACGTGGAAGGCGATCCGGGCTGGTATCAGGTGTCGCTCGCCGTGCGTCCCCACTTCAAATACATGGGTGCCAATTTCGAGTTGTCTCTCGTTGGTCGCCTCGACAAGGAATGAAAAAAAAGTCTTGGGCCACGCCTGGTACGTCCGGACAGGGCAGTCTGTTCGAGCGGCTCGATCCCGGACTCAGCCCGCGACGCCTGCGTACGAGTCAGGATCTGGCCGCCGAACGCATGCAGTCAATCAAGACCCATCTGGAATGGGTGCTCAATGCCAGGCAAGGCTGCTCTGCCAGCAGCCCTGCGCTGGGCCTGCCTGACTTCAATGATGTGGCTGCGGGCAGTACCGATCTGCGCCAGCAGTTGGGCGAACACATCCAGGCGGTGGTCACTGAGTTCGAGCCGCGGGTCAACGTGACCCGGGTTCAGGCGCTTGCAGATTCGGCTAGTCCGGTCGACCTGCATTTCCGCCTGTATTGCCTCATTCCGGTACGTAACGTACACGAGAGCATTGAGATCGACCTGGTGCTGCAGCACCACAACCGGATTGCAAGATTCTTGTAGTCCATCGAAAAATCGCCAGGGGCAGTAGCTGCAATGACATTACGTCGCAAGTTCCGTGAAGAACTGGACTATTTACGTCGCTTCGGTCGTGAGTTCTCCCATGACAATCCGCAGCTCGCTCAATTCCTCGGAGAGGAAAGCGCTGATCCAGATGTCGAGCGGCTACTGGAAGGTTTTGGTTTTCTCACGGCGAAGCTGCGGCTGAAGATCGAGGACGATCTGCCTGAGTTGACGCACTCGATGCTGCAACTACTTTGGCCGAATTACCTGCGTCCACTGCCGAGCGCCACCATCATACGTTTCGAGCCAGTTGAATCTGCGATCACGCAACGCCAGACCGTCCCCAGGGGGACTGTTGTGCTGTCACGTCCGGTTGACGGTATCCAGTGCAGCTTTCGTACCTGCACCGACGTAGACCTGTTGCCGCTCAGAATTGAGCACGTGAGCGATGCACACTCCCGCGAAAAATCCATCCTCACCATTGACCTGCAATTCCTTGGCAATAATCCGCCTGACCTCATGGACTGCGAGCGTCTGGATTTTCACCTGAGCGGCGACGACACCACAGCCCGGACGCTCTACCTCTGGATGGCCAGATACCTTGACAGGATCCGCGTCGAGATCGATGGCAAGCCCTTTACGCTACCCAGTCACCAGGTCTCGTTTCCGGGCTTTGCTCCGGAGGAAGCCTTGCTGCCATATCCGAAGAATGCGTTTGATGGATACCGCATCCTGCAGGAGTATTTTGTTTTCCCACAGCGCTTTCATTGCTTCCGCCTGAGCGGCTTGCAACCATTCTGGCCTTCCACCACGCAGAAGACATTGCGCCTCGCGTTTCATTTCAGCCGGCCGATGCCGCCAGGTATTCGTCTGCGCGACGATGACCTGTCGTTGTATTGCACGCCAGCGGTTAACCTGTTCGAGCATGACGCTGAACCCCTCAGGATTGACGGTAAGGTAGCCAGAC from Paraburkholderia hayleyella encodes:
- a CDS encoding sigma 54-interacting transcriptional regulator, which translates into the protein MPLAPLAVAGIARDLTWAMHPEELALSLLTNAVEACGLSQGICYCLNSTGDQLQPLASYPGDASRFPVQAMDEFDNPLVYGLVGGQPCTVERLDMLVDVGTTFETLREHVPPELGVLVLPQRGTNQRAFAVLVLAGDASALHAFRHDPLWQILIQIHERLFTSLYKRLGDEVLARHARTDQINASTRARERAARLLAAEFAGISPTVRQLRHDMLGMLDSALAILITGETGAGKDHAAWLIHQAGSRGGKFVPVNCAAIPRDLIEAELFGNERGAFTGASQARKGLIAEADGGTLFLDEIGDMPPELQGRLLRVLNEKKYRPIGAAQERHSDFRLICATHQPLPQRIAEGKFREDLYFRIRQLTLHVPPLRERPEDIAVLAEHTLLQYNREYQVHIPGFSAKALSLLQSHSFPGNVRELRSLVLIAAERTQAGQAISLDALRGFEPNQEPGILPVAALPLHDLWHTDDLPGALAAFENRLIDARLQQANGSRALAAQSLGIPKRTLARKCLKRNLNREDSTP
- the tssH gene encoding type VI secretion system ATPase TssH; amino-acid sequence: MIRIELSAVFDRLNASSRQALEEAASLCISQQGAEVTVPHVLFKLVDQPLGDVHLLLRQTGLEPDQVRQALSAGFPSQETAGGQYPSFSPLLVELLQEAWLLGSLEWQQEQIRGGSLFLTALLNAGRYLPLPAIRLFEGVNREAWRKEFTTRLANSAETPQTAEHVPPMPAGATDSALTKYGHDFTAQARAGKLDPVLCRNDEIDLIIDILSRRRKNNPIVVGDAGVGKSAVIEGLAQRIVSGQVPEALRPVALWGLDLGALQAGASVKGEFEKRLKAIIDEVRNAATPVILFIDEAHTLIGAGNAAGGSDGANLLKPALARGELRTIAATTWSEYKKYFDRDAALSRRFQLVKLDEPDPATAVHILRGLRETYERAHGVYISDEALHAAAELSGRYLSGRQLPDKAIDVLDTACARVATALTERPRRLRTLEHELQQIDVEMRFLKRDQRAALSGDNDTQRLEKLTGQRDQIQKAMTALQASWSMQKPLVDEIQALRVTLHTAEAGDDDVRQAPVEPLPAKVAELAALQRDGALLHAEVGREQIAQVIADWTGIPATTIDSDQMARLASLPEVLRNRVKGQDGAIERIHRHLLTAVADLRRPGTPMGAFLLVGPSGVGKTETALALADTLFGGRQFLTTINMSEFQEKHTVSRLLGSPPGYVGYGEGGVLTEAIRKQPYSVVLLDEVEKAHADVLNIFYQAFDKGELADGEGRQIDCKNVLFFLTSNLGFDQLDPGLSDLDEQALLGQLMRFFKPALLARMQVIPYRYLDDAVLGEIVESRLQRLQQQFVQRYGAALTMAPSASDELRARCKRHQNGARMLDASLDGELLPPLSLAVLRRLAEGTAFHSAEMSWNGCAFEAVLE
- the tssB gene encoding type VI secretion system contractile sheath small subunit; its protein translation is MAKITGTVAPKERINITYVPATGGQHAEIELPLKLLVIGDFKGHEEETALEDRPVVRIDKDNFNEVLSEADVALKASVPLRLGEARPDDTLSVELEFKNIKDFGPDAVARQVPELRKLLELREALVAVKGPMGNVPAFRKQLQALLGDEVSRSKLAKELSVALDGTAS
- the tssC gene encoding type VI secretion system contractile sheath large subunit, which translates into the protein MKTESDVATVEETQTQGLLEQIMAQTRIEPSHEGYAIAERGVAAFIAEVLKSEDREVPVNKMLVDQMIDRIDEQLSAQTDEILHCEPFQNLEARWRELKHLVDNTDTRQNTKIGMMHVTKSELLDDLESAGDITRSGLYKHVYTAGYGQFGGEPVGCIVSSYTFGPSAPDIKLLGYVAAIGAMSHAPFLGAAGPEFLNVENFQELPNLKEIGDIFEGPRFAKWRSLREAEDSRYLGLTMPRFLLRQPYDPLDNPTRTFVYREGIDGNHVNYLWGNTSFLLANRITDSFARYRWCPNIIGPLSGGAVDDLPVHLYESLGQLQAKIPTEVLVSDRREFELSEAGFIPLTMRKDSDNAAFFSANSVQKPKIFAKTAEGQAAQTNYKLGTQLPYMFIVNRLAHYLKVLQREQIGSWKERSDLERELNNWLKQYIADQENPSSDVRSRRPLRAARVVVQDVEGDPGWYQVSLAVRPHFKYMGANFELSLVGRLDKE